A single genomic interval of Prunus dulcis chromosome 5, ALMONDv2, whole genome shotgun sequence harbors:
- the LOC117627491 gene encoding zinc finger BED domain-containing protein RICESLEEPER 4-like, which translates to MRFLAWPINWLVKSHKREHNNLTLSIQANKWLGGGMPTQSKRRTKCSFNRPTRLKRGKQNRSKKEMFRSKLKTKEHAYANNDLDKYLSDGIEEESPNFNVLAWWKGKYATYHALAIMARDVLSIPVTYVAYESAFSTAGRVLDPFRSSLTLNIVEALVCTQDWLRYSKQECGSVEEQLEELKEIEIL; encoded by the exons ATGAGGTTCCTTGCTTGGCCGATCAATTGGCTGGTTAAAAGTCATAAGCGCGAACACAACAATCTAACTTTATCCATTCAAGCCAATAAGTGGCTTGGTGGTGGCATGCCTACGCAATCTAAAAGAAGGACAAAATGTTCCTTCAATCGACCTACCCGGTtgaaaagagggaaacagAATCGATCCAAGAAAGAGATGTTTAGGAgtaaattgaaaacaaaggaaCATGCATATGCTAATAATGATCTGGACAAATACTTGAGTGATGGAATTGAGGAAGAATCTCCAAACTTTAATGTATTGGCTTGGTGGAAAGGGAAGTATGCAACCTACCATGCACTTGCAATAATGGCACGAGATGTTTTATCAATTCCAGTGACATATGTTGCTTATGAATCTGCTTTTAGTACTGCTGGAAGAGTTCTTGACCCATTTCGAAGTTCCTTAACACTAAATATCGTGGAGGCTTTGGTGTGTACCCAAGATTGGTTAAGATATTCCAAACAAGAGTGTGGGAGTGTTGAAGAACAACTTGAAGAGCTTaaggaaattgaaatt TTGTAA
- the LOC117627645 gene encoding bifunctional aspartokinase/homoserine dehydrogenase 1, chloroplastic-like isoform X1: protein MASLSSAISNPGHILSPNALAHDVKPKKICYSQCHAFFLPPHRSPICRMGFVSGLERKMTLKSRIFASVTVDTPVNTSPEKVQLPKGDTWSVHKFGGTCMGSSERIKNVAKIVLSDDSERKFIVVSAMSKVTDMIYDLIYKAQSRDDSYLSALDAVLEKHRSTAFDLLDGDELGSFLAQLNHDISNLKAMLRAIYIAGHATESFTDFVVGHGELWSAQMLSCVVRKNGVDCNWMDTREVLIVNPTSSNQVDPDFKESEERLEIWYSKNPSKTIVATGFIASTPKNIPTTLKRDGSDFSAAIMGALFRARQVTIWTDVDGVYSADPRKVSEAVILKTLSYQEAWEMSYFGANVLHPRTIIPVMRYDIPIIIRNVFNLAVPGTKICRSTEDEDGQGLESFVKGFATIDNLALVNVEGTGMAGVPGTASTIFSAVKDVGANVIMISQASSEHSVCFAVPEKEVNAVSELLKSRFREALNAGRLSQVQVIPNCSILAAVGQKMASTPGVSATLFNALAKANINVRAIAQGCSEYNITVVVKREDCIRALRAVHSRFYLSRTTIAMGIIGPGLIGGTLLDQLRDQTATLKEEFNIDLRVMGITGSRTMLLSEAGIDLSRWKELQKEKGVVADMEKFVQHIHGNHFIPNTVLVDCTADSSIASHYYDWLRKGIHVVTPNKKANSGPLDQYLKLRALQRQSYTHYFYEATVGAGLPIINTLQGLLETGDKILRIEGIFSGTLSYIFNNFIGRRTFSEVVAEAKQAGYTEPDPRDDLSGTDVCRKVIILARESGLKLELSDIPVESLVPEPLKDSASAEEFMQKLPQFDHDLAKKRQIAEDAGQVLRYVGVVDMVNQEGAVKLQTYKNDHPFAQLSGADNIIAFTTTRYKDQPLIVRGPGAGAEVTAGGVFSDILRLASYLGAPS, encoded by the exons ATGGCGTCGCTCTCTTCAGCGATCTCTAATCCAGGCCACATTCTCTCCCCCAACGCATTGGCCCACGATGTCAAACCGAAGAAGATTTGCTACTCTCAATGCCATGCATTCTTTCTACCCCCTCATCGCTCTCCTATTTGCAG aatgggttttgtttctgggttgGAAAGGAAAATGACGCTAAAAAGTCGGATCTTTGCATCAGTTACAG TAGATACTCCAGTAAACACATCCCCTGAAAAAGTTCAGCTTCCTAAAGGTGACACTTGGTCTGTTCATAAATTTGGTGGTACCTGTATGGGAAGTTCAGAAAGAATTAAGAATGTTGCAAAAATAGTTCTTAGTGATGATTCAGAGAGGAAGTTTATAGTTGTCTCTGCAATGTCAAAGGTAACAGATATGATTTATGATCTCATCTACAAGGCTCAGTCACGAGACGACTCCTATTTATCTGCACTAGATGCTGTTTTAGAAAAGCACAGATCAACAGCCTTTGATCTACTTGATGGGGATGAACTTGGTAGTTTCTTAGCACAATTGAATCATGACATCAGTAACCTGAAAGCGATGCTCCGAGCAATATACATTG CTGGTCATGCAACAGAATCTTTTACAGATTTTGTTGTAGGACATGGAGAGTTATGGTCAGCTCAGATGTTGTCCTGTGTTGTTAGAAAG AATGGGGTGGATTGCAATTGGATGGATACAAGGGAAGTCCTTATTGTGAACCCTACTAGTTCTAATCAAGTCGATCCTGATTTCAAGGAGTCCGAAGAGAGACTTGAGATATGGTACTCCAAAAATCCATCGAAAACAATTGTAGCTACTGGTTTTATTGCTAGCACACCTAAAAATATTCCTACTACTTTGAAGAGAGATGGAAGTGACTTCTCCGCAGCTATCATGGGTGCTCTATTCAGGGCCCGTCAAGTCACTATTTGGACAGATGTTGATGGAGTCTATAGTGCAGACCCCAGAAAAG TCAGTGAGGCAGTGATTCTTAAGACGTTGTCTTATCAAGAGGCCTGGGAAATG TCTTATTTTGGGGCAAATGTTCTGCATCCACGCAccatcatcccagtgatgcGATATGACATTCCAATTATAATACGAAATGTTTTCAATCTCGCGGTACCTGGAACAAAAATTTGTCGCTCTACTGAGGATGAAGATGGTCAGGGTTTGGAGTCCTTTGTCAAAGGGTTTGCCACAATAGACAACTTGGCCCTTGTAAATGTTGAAGG GACTGGAATGGCTGGTGTTCCTGGTACGGCCAGTACTATATTTAGTGCCGTAAAAGATGTCGGGGCTAATGTTATTATGATATCTCAG GCTAGTAGTGAGCATTCTGTGTGCTTTGCTGTCCCTGAAAAGGAAGTGAATGCTGTTTCTGAGTTACTGAAGTCTAGATTTCGTGAGGCTTTGAATGCTGGGCGCCTTTCTCAG GTTCAAGTCATTCCAAACTGTAGTATTCTGGCAGCAGTTGGCCAAAAAATGGCGAGTACCCCAGGAGTTAGTGCAACTCTTTTCAATGCACTGGCAAAG GCAAACATTAATGTGCGTGCCATAGCTCAAGGTTGTTCTGAGTACAATATTACTGTAGTAGTAAAGCGGGAGGATTGTATTAGGGCCCTGAGAGCTGTCCACTCTAGATTTTATCTCTCAAGAACCACAATAGCAATGGGCATCATCGGACCCGGTCTGATTGGTGGAACTTTACTTGATCAATTAAGGGATCAG ACAGCTACCCTCAAGGAAGAGTTTAACATTGATTTGCGTGTTATGGGAATCACTGGCTCAAGGACAATGCTTTTGAGTGAGGC TGGGATTGACCTATCTAGATGGAAAGAACtccaaaaagagaaaggagtAGTGGCAGATATGGAAAAATTTGTGCAGCATATACATGGGAATCATTTTATACCGAATACTGTTTTGGTTGACTGCACAGCTGACTCTAGTATTGCAAGCCATTACTATGACTGGTTGCGGAAAGGAATACATGTAGTCACCCCCAACAAGAAGGCAAATTCAGGACCACTTGATCAG TATTTGAAGTTAAGAGCTCTTCAACGGCAATCCTATACACATTACTTCTATGAAGCTACTGTTGGGGCTGGTCTGCCAATTATCAATACATTGCAAGGTCTCCTTGAAACTGGTGACAAAATATTGCGCATTGAAGGCATCTTCAG TGGGACTTTGAGTTATATCTTTAACAACTTTATAGGAAGAAGAACTTTTAGTGAGGTGGTGGCTGAAGCAAAGCAGGCAGGTTATACTGAGCCGGATCCCAGGGATGATCTATCTGGAACAGATGTTTGTAGAAAG GTGATAATTCTTGCTAGGGAATCTGGTCTTAAACTGGAACTCTCTGACATCCCTGTTGAAAGCCTTGTGCCAGAACCATTGAAG GATAGTGCATCGGCAGAGGAATTTATGCAAAAACTTCCACAATTCGATCATGACTTGGCTAAGAAAAGACAGATAGCTGAGGATGCTGGACAA GTCTTGAGATACGTTGGGGTGGTCGACATGGTCAATCAGGAAGGGGCAGTGAAGCTGCAAACATACAAGAATGATCATCCTTTTGCCCAATTATCTGGGGCAGATAATATCATTGCTTTCACAACAACAAGGTACAAAGATCAGCCCCTAATAGTTCGTGGACCTGGTGCTGGTGCCGAAGTCACAGCTGGTGGAGTCTTTAGTGACATATTGCGGCTTGCCTCGTATCTTGGTGCCCCGTCATAG
- the LOC117627645 gene encoding bifunctional aspartokinase/homoserine dehydrogenase 1, chloroplastic-like isoform X2, with protein MASLSSAISNPGHILSPNALAHDVKPKKICYSQCHAFFLPPHRSPICRMGFVSGLERKMTLKSRIFASVTDTPVNTSPEKVQLPKGDTWSVHKFGGTCMGSSERIKNVAKIVLSDDSERKFIVVSAMSKVTDMIYDLIYKAQSRDDSYLSALDAVLEKHRSTAFDLLDGDELGSFLAQLNHDISNLKAMLRAIYIAGHATESFTDFVVGHGELWSAQMLSCVVRKNGVDCNWMDTREVLIVNPTSSNQVDPDFKESEERLEIWYSKNPSKTIVATGFIASTPKNIPTTLKRDGSDFSAAIMGALFRARQVTIWTDVDGVYSADPRKVSEAVILKTLSYQEAWEMSYFGANVLHPRTIIPVMRYDIPIIIRNVFNLAVPGTKICRSTEDEDGQGLESFVKGFATIDNLALVNVEGTGMAGVPGTASTIFSAVKDVGANVIMISQASSEHSVCFAVPEKEVNAVSELLKSRFREALNAGRLSQVQVIPNCSILAAVGQKMASTPGVSATLFNALAKANINVRAIAQGCSEYNITVVVKREDCIRALRAVHSRFYLSRTTIAMGIIGPGLIGGTLLDQLRDQTATLKEEFNIDLRVMGITGSRTMLLSEAGIDLSRWKELQKEKGVVADMEKFVQHIHGNHFIPNTVLVDCTADSSIASHYYDWLRKGIHVVTPNKKANSGPLDQYLKLRALQRQSYTHYFYEATVGAGLPIINTLQGLLETGDKILRIEGIFSGTLSYIFNNFIGRRTFSEVVAEAKQAGYTEPDPRDDLSGTDVCRKVIILARESGLKLELSDIPVESLVPEPLKDSASAEEFMQKLPQFDHDLAKKRQIAEDAGQVLRYVGVVDMVNQEGAVKLQTYKNDHPFAQLSGADNIIAFTTTRYKDQPLIVRGPGAGAEVTAGGVFSDILRLASYLGAPS; from the exons ATGGCGTCGCTCTCTTCAGCGATCTCTAATCCAGGCCACATTCTCTCCCCCAACGCATTGGCCCACGATGTCAAACCGAAGAAGATTTGCTACTCTCAATGCCATGCATTCTTTCTACCCCCTCATCGCTCTCCTATTTGCAG aatgggttttgtttctgggttgGAAAGGAAAATGACGCTAAAAAGTCGGATCTTTGCATCAGTTACAG ATACTCCAGTAAACACATCCCCTGAAAAAGTTCAGCTTCCTAAAGGTGACACTTGGTCTGTTCATAAATTTGGTGGTACCTGTATGGGAAGTTCAGAAAGAATTAAGAATGTTGCAAAAATAGTTCTTAGTGATGATTCAGAGAGGAAGTTTATAGTTGTCTCTGCAATGTCAAAGGTAACAGATATGATTTATGATCTCATCTACAAGGCTCAGTCACGAGACGACTCCTATTTATCTGCACTAGATGCTGTTTTAGAAAAGCACAGATCAACAGCCTTTGATCTACTTGATGGGGATGAACTTGGTAGTTTCTTAGCACAATTGAATCATGACATCAGTAACCTGAAAGCGATGCTCCGAGCAATATACATTG CTGGTCATGCAACAGAATCTTTTACAGATTTTGTTGTAGGACATGGAGAGTTATGGTCAGCTCAGATGTTGTCCTGTGTTGTTAGAAAG AATGGGGTGGATTGCAATTGGATGGATACAAGGGAAGTCCTTATTGTGAACCCTACTAGTTCTAATCAAGTCGATCCTGATTTCAAGGAGTCCGAAGAGAGACTTGAGATATGGTACTCCAAAAATCCATCGAAAACAATTGTAGCTACTGGTTTTATTGCTAGCACACCTAAAAATATTCCTACTACTTTGAAGAGAGATGGAAGTGACTTCTCCGCAGCTATCATGGGTGCTCTATTCAGGGCCCGTCAAGTCACTATTTGGACAGATGTTGATGGAGTCTATAGTGCAGACCCCAGAAAAG TCAGTGAGGCAGTGATTCTTAAGACGTTGTCTTATCAAGAGGCCTGGGAAATG TCTTATTTTGGGGCAAATGTTCTGCATCCACGCAccatcatcccagtgatgcGATATGACATTCCAATTATAATACGAAATGTTTTCAATCTCGCGGTACCTGGAACAAAAATTTGTCGCTCTACTGAGGATGAAGATGGTCAGGGTTTGGAGTCCTTTGTCAAAGGGTTTGCCACAATAGACAACTTGGCCCTTGTAAATGTTGAAGG GACTGGAATGGCTGGTGTTCCTGGTACGGCCAGTACTATATTTAGTGCCGTAAAAGATGTCGGGGCTAATGTTATTATGATATCTCAG GCTAGTAGTGAGCATTCTGTGTGCTTTGCTGTCCCTGAAAAGGAAGTGAATGCTGTTTCTGAGTTACTGAAGTCTAGATTTCGTGAGGCTTTGAATGCTGGGCGCCTTTCTCAG GTTCAAGTCATTCCAAACTGTAGTATTCTGGCAGCAGTTGGCCAAAAAATGGCGAGTACCCCAGGAGTTAGTGCAACTCTTTTCAATGCACTGGCAAAG GCAAACATTAATGTGCGTGCCATAGCTCAAGGTTGTTCTGAGTACAATATTACTGTAGTAGTAAAGCGGGAGGATTGTATTAGGGCCCTGAGAGCTGTCCACTCTAGATTTTATCTCTCAAGAACCACAATAGCAATGGGCATCATCGGACCCGGTCTGATTGGTGGAACTTTACTTGATCAATTAAGGGATCAG ACAGCTACCCTCAAGGAAGAGTTTAACATTGATTTGCGTGTTATGGGAATCACTGGCTCAAGGACAATGCTTTTGAGTGAGGC TGGGATTGACCTATCTAGATGGAAAGAACtccaaaaagagaaaggagtAGTGGCAGATATGGAAAAATTTGTGCAGCATATACATGGGAATCATTTTATACCGAATACTGTTTTGGTTGACTGCACAGCTGACTCTAGTATTGCAAGCCATTACTATGACTGGTTGCGGAAAGGAATACATGTAGTCACCCCCAACAAGAAGGCAAATTCAGGACCACTTGATCAG TATTTGAAGTTAAGAGCTCTTCAACGGCAATCCTATACACATTACTTCTATGAAGCTACTGTTGGGGCTGGTCTGCCAATTATCAATACATTGCAAGGTCTCCTTGAAACTGGTGACAAAATATTGCGCATTGAAGGCATCTTCAG TGGGACTTTGAGTTATATCTTTAACAACTTTATAGGAAGAAGAACTTTTAGTGAGGTGGTGGCTGAAGCAAAGCAGGCAGGTTATACTGAGCCGGATCCCAGGGATGATCTATCTGGAACAGATGTTTGTAGAAAG GTGATAATTCTTGCTAGGGAATCTGGTCTTAAACTGGAACTCTCTGACATCCCTGTTGAAAGCCTTGTGCCAGAACCATTGAAG GATAGTGCATCGGCAGAGGAATTTATGCAAAAACTTCCACAATTCGATCATGACTTGGCTAAGAAAAGACAGATAGCTGAGGATGCTGGACAA GTCTTGAGATACGTTGGGGTGGTCGACATGGTCAATCAGGAAGGGGCAGTGAAGCTGCAAACATACAAGAATGATCATCCTTTTGCCCAATTATCTGGGGCAGATAATATCATTGCTTTCACAACAACAAGGTACAAAGATCAGCCCCTAATAGTTCGTGGACCTGGTGCTGGTGCCGAAGTCACAGCTGGTGGAGTCTTTAGTGACATATTGCGGCTTGCCTCGTATCTTGGTGCCCCGTCATAG